From Desulfatiglans sp., the proteins below share one genomic window:
- a CDS encoding excinuclease ABC subunit B (The UvrABC repair system catalyzes the recognition and processing of DNA lesions. The beta-hairpin of the Uvr-B subunit is inserted between the strands, where it probes for the presence of a lesion): KDIDNVLGSIYEADYVTVPAAAEKAQKYFSPDEIKKTIKELEKKMKEAAANLEFEEAARIRDEIKELREEELEIL, encoded by the coding sequence AAGGATATTGATAATGTGCTGGGTTCAATCTATGAGGCAGACTATGTGACAGTACCGGCAGCGGCTGAAAAGGCACAGAAATATTTCAGCCCGGATGAGATCAAAAAGACAATTAAGGAGCTTGAAAAGAAGATGAAGGAGGCTGCCGCTAATCTTGAGTTTGAAGAGGCAGCCCGGATAAGGGATGAAATAAAGGAGCTCAGGGAAGAGGAGCTGGAGATTTTATAG